Proteins from one Acidiphilium multivorum AIU301 genomic window:
- a CDS encoding ferredoxin:protochlorophyllide reductase (ATP-dependent) subunit N encodes MSACATSPAGPHAVIAERGQREVFCGLTGIVWLHRRIQDAFFLVVGSRTCAHLLQSAAGVMIFAEPRFATAIIEERDLAGRADLDDELDRVATRLIARRPDIRLLFLVGSCPSEVIRLDLGRAAARLEERFGRSPRVLAYSGSGIGTTFTEGEDACLSALVPTLAPAPGPATRLLVVGALADVVEDQFRRLFAALGIATVDFLPARRADAMPPVGPGTRYVLAQPFLGETATALERRGAVPIAAPCPLGAEGTRLWFESIAAAFGIDPAHVDGVLSLPVRRATAALAAPRARLAGRRVFLFPDSQLEIPLARFLARECGMILTEVGTPFLNRRLMAPDLALLPAGAQLAEGQDVERQLDRCRAARPDLVVCGLGLANPLEAEGFATKWSIELVFSPIQGFEQAADLAALFARPLARRALLEV; translated from the coding sequence ATGAGCGCCTGCGCCACATCGCCGGCCGGACCGCACGCGGTGATTGCCGAGCGCGGCCAGCGCGAGGTGTTCTGCGGGCTGACGGGGATCGTCTGGCTGCATCGCCGCATCCAGGATGCGTTCTTCCTTGTCGTCGGCTCGCGCACCTGCGCGCATCTGCTCCAGTCGGCGGCGGGGGTGATGATCTTCGCCGAACCCCGCTTCGCCACCGCGATCATCGAAGAGCGCGACCTCGCCGGCCGCGCCGATCTCGACGACGAACTCGATCGCGTCGCCACCCGCCTGATCGCCCGCCGCCCGGATATCCGGTTGCTGTTCCTGGTCGGCTCCTGCCCGTCCGAGGTGATCCGGCTCGATCTCGGCCGCGCCGCCGCCCGGCTGGAGGAGCGCTTCGGCCGCAGCCCGCGCGTGCTCGCCTATTCCGGCAGCGGCATCGGCACCACCTTCACCGAGGGCGAGGATGCCTGCCTGTCCGCCCTCGTCCCCACCCTCGCGCCCGCGCCCGGCCCGGCCACGCGGCTGCTGGTGGTCGGCGCCCTCGCCGATGTGGTGGAGGACCAGTTCCGCCGCCTCTTCGCCGCCCTCGGCATCGCCACGGTCGATTTCCTGCCCGCCCGCCGCGCCGACGCGATGCCGCCGGTCGGCCCCGGCACGCGCTACGTGCTGGCCCAGCCCTTCCTCGGCGAAACCGCCACCGCGCTGGAGCGGCGCGGCGCGGTGCCGATCGCCGCCCCCTGCCCGCTCGGCGCCGAGGGCACGCGGCTCTGGTTCGAGAGCATCGCCGCCGCCTTCGGCATCGATCCCGCCCATGTCGATGGCGTGCTGTCGCTGCCCGTCCGCCGCGCCACCGCCGCCCTCGCCGCGCCGCGCGCCCGCCTCGCCGGCCGCCGCGTGTTCCTCTTTCCCGATTCCCAGCTCGAAATCCCGCTCGCCCGCTTCCTCGCCCGCGAATGCGGCATGATCCTCACCGAGGTCGGAACACCCTTCCTCAACCGAAGGCTGATGGCGCCGGATCTCGCCTTGCTCCCCGCCGGCGCCCAGCTCGCCGAGGGCCAGGACGTCGAGCGCCAGCTCGACCGCTGCCGCGCGGCCCGCCCCGATCTCGTGGTCTGCGGCCTCGGCCTCGCCAATCCGCTCGAAGCCGAGGGCTTCGCCACCAAATGGTCGATCGAGCTGGTGTTCAGCCCGATCCAGGGCTTCGAACAGGCCGCCGACCTCGCCGCCCTGTTCGCCCGCCCCCTCGCGCGCCGCGCGCTGCTGGAGGTCTGA
- the bchL gene encoding ferredoxin:protochlorophyllide reductase (ATP-dependent) iron-sulfur ATP-binding protein: MNDISPQAGAFPAAARCATGCGDGEGSVQVALDPALRIDGAKVFAIYGKGGIGKSTTSSNLSAAFALQGRRVLQIGCDPKHDSTFTLTKRLVPTVIDALEGVDFHPEELRVEDFVYEGFAGVQCVEAGGPPAGTGCGGYVVGQTVKLLKEHHLLEESDVVIFDVLGDVVCGGFAAPLQHADRALIVTANDFDSIFAMNRIVAAIGAKARNYGVRLGGVIANRSAAVDQLAKYNEATGLSTLARFPDLDAIRRSRLRKSVVFEMEDAPELDAVRTAYLDLAASLWAGVEPLAAVPLRDREIFDLLGFE; the protein is encoded by the coding sequence ATGAACGACATCAGCCCCCAAGCCGGCGCGTTTCCCGCAGCCGCGCGCTGCGCCACCGGCTGCGGCGACGGCGAGGGCAGCGTGCAGGTCGCCCTCGATCCCGCGCTGCGGATCGACGGGGCGAAGGTCTTCGCCATCTACGGCAAGGGCGGCATCGGCAAGAGTACGACCTCCTCGAACCTCTCCGCCGCCTTCGCCCTGCAAGGCCGCCGTGTGCTGCAGATCGGCTGCGACCCCAAGCACGATTCCACCTTCACCCTGACCAAGCGTCTCGTCCCCACCGTGATCGACGCGCTGGAAGGTGTCGATTTCCACCCCGAGGAACTCCGCGTCGAGGATTTCGTCTACGAGGGCTTCGCCGGCGTGCAATGCGTCGAGGCCGGCGGCCCGCCGGCCGGCACCGGCTGCGGCGGCTACGTCGTCGGGCAGACGGTGAAGCTGCTCAAGGAACATCATCTCCTCGAGGAGTCGGACGTCGTCATCTTCGACGTGCTGGGCGATGTCGTCTGCGGCGGTTTCGCCGCCCCGCTGCAACACGCCGACCGCGCGCTGATCGTCACGGCGAACGATTTCGACAGCATCTTCGCGATGAACCGCATCGTCGCCGCGATCGGCGCGAAGGCGCGCAACTACGGCGTGCGGCTCGGCGGCGTCATCGCCAACCGCAGCGCCGCGGTCGACCAGCTCGCGAAATACAACGAGGCCACCGGCCTCTCCACCCTCGCCCGGTTCCCCGATCTCGACGCCATCCGCCGCAGCCGGCTGAGGAAATCCGTCGTCTTCGAAATGGAGGACGCACCGGAGCTCGACGCCGTGCGCACCGCCTATCTCGATCTCGCCGCGTCGCTCTGGGCCGGCGTCGAGCCGCTCGCCGCGGTCCCGCTGCGCGACCGCGAGATCTTCGACCTGCTGGGATTCGAGTGA
- the bchM gene encoding magnesium protoporphyrin IX methyltransferase yields MTPDAATADRYHRRRGEIETYFDRTALANWARLTSDAPVSGVRATVRAGRDAMRATLLDMLPADLSGLRLLDAGCGTGALALAAARRGAEVVAVDLSPQLVDLARQRAASDPAATRIDFVSGDMLGAGHGRFDHVVAMDSLIHYDRADVIAALGRLAARTDRSLLFTFAPRTALLAIMHLAGSWFPRGDRAPGIVPQPEGALRDAIGLSPALARLEAGRTRRISTGFYISQALELRR; encoded by the coding sequence ATGACGCCGGACGCCGCCACCGCCGACCGCTACCACCGCCGCCGCGGCGAGATTGAAACCTATTTCGACCGCACCGCGCTGGCGAACTGGGCGCGGCTGACGTCCGACGCGCCGGTCAGCGGCGTGCGCGCCACCGTCCGCGCCGGGCGCGACGCGATGCGCGCCACCCTGCTCGACATGCTGCCCGCCGATCTCTCCGGCCTCCGCCTGCTCGATGCCGGCTGCGGCACCGGCGCGCTCGCCCTCGCGGCGGCGCGGCGCGGTGCCGAGGTGGTCGCGGTCGATCTCTCGCCGCAGCTGGTCGATCTCGCCCGCCAGCGCGCCGCGTCCGACCCCGCCGCCACGCGGATCGACTTCGTCAGCGGCGACATGCTGGGCGCCGGGCACGGCAGGTTCGACCATGTCGTCGCGATGGATTCCCTGATCCATTACGACAGGGCGGACGTGATCGCCGCCCTCGGCCGGCTCGCCGCCCGCACCGACCGCTCGCTGCTCTTCACCTTCGCCCCCCGCACCGCGCTGCTGGCGATCATGCACCTCGCCGGCAGCTGGTTTCCGCGCGGCGACCGCGCGCCGGGCATCGTGCCGCAGCCCGAGGGTGCGCTGCGCGACGCGATCGGCCTCAGCCCGGCGCTCGCCCGCCTCGAAGCGGGGCGCACGCGGCGGATCAGCACCGGGTTCTACATCTCCCAAGCGCTGGAGTTGCGGCGGTGA
- a CDS encoding cobaltochelatase subunit CobN has protein sequence MTPRPISPPEATPLRIAIVTMDSHLSGVIAAARAALAADHPGFVVELHTAERFAADPASLAACVRAIETADIVIATMLFLDDHIRLVRPHLEARRTNCDAMLCILSAAEIVNLTRLGRLDMSRQKNPALQFLRSLRKRGGKEVSAAESQLRMLRRLPRLLRLIPGTAQDLRNFFLGMSYWLAGSADNIERLLRLLVARYAAGPRAALRSQAAIAPPRDYPETGLYHPRLPGRIATDAASLPRLAGSRGTIGLILLRSLVLSGDVGQYDGVIAAFEAAGFRTLPVFAAGLDARPAIARYLAPDGAPVIDALVSLTGFSLVGGPAYNDSKSAEAVLAGLDLPYISAHALEFQSIAAWEADPRGLTPIEATMMIALPELDGGIMPMTYGGRAEGQEDGGDGVRRMSAHPERAAMLAARVARLVDLRRTARAERRIGIVIFNFPPNSGATGTAAYLSVFESLFNTLAALRAAGYTVDLPADVAALRHAVCVGNAQDHGAAANVAAKIPRDAHLRAEPHLAAIEAVWGPAPGRHDTDGASLFVLGARFGNVFIGVQPVFGHEGDPMRLLFEGGFAPTHAFSAFYRWLRQDFGAHALLHFGTHGALEFMPGKHAGLSAACWPDRLIGEMPNFCLYAANNPSEGMLAKRRANATLISHLTPPVTEAGLYRGLADLKASVFRWRALPPEAGAEERQGLAALIQAEAARLDLAPADPADPSWADADAAIARLHASLLDVEYALIPVGLHVVGQAPGAGQRAELLDAAGITDPARRAETDALLAADSELPAIIHALDGGYIRPAPGGDLLRNPEILPTGRNIYGFDPFRMPGAFAMDDGARQADRLLARHMADCGRLPETVAMLLWGSDNLKSEGGPIAQALCLVGARPRRDSYGRLAGAELVPLAELGRPRIDVIVTLSGIFRDLLPLQTKLLAEALLLAARADEPETQNFVARHARAHIAAHGGTIETAALRVFSNADGTYGANVNQLVESGTWQTEDELGDAFLRRKGFAYGTDGRPTRCDAVLGGVLKTVDLAYQNLESLDLGVTTVDHYFDGLGGISRAVRAARGSEAAVYIGDQTTGAGTVRSLAEQVSLETRTRTLNPKYFEAMLAHGAEGVRHLEAAVTNTLGWSATTGQVDPWIYREIGSVFMLDPEMRRRLAELNPVASVRIANRLLEAHERHYWSPDEAMLDALRRAGAELEDRLEGLDMEQAA, from the coding sequence ATGACGCCAAGGCCCATTTCTCCGCCTGAGGCGACGCCCCTGCGCATCGCCATCGTGACGATGGACTCCCATCTCAGCGGGGTCATCGCCGCCGCGCGCGCCGCCCTCGCCGCCGACCATCCCGGCTTTGTCGTCGAGCTGCACACCGCCGAGCGCTTCGCCGCCGACCCCGCGTCCCTCGCCGCCTGCGTGCGCGCGATCGAGACGGCGGACATCGTGATCGCGACCATGCTCTTCCTCGACGATCACATCCGCCTCGTCCGCCCGCATCTCGAAGCGAGGCGGACGAATTGCGATGCCATGCTCTGCATCCTCTCCGCCGCCGAGATCGTGAACCTGACCAGGCTCGGCCGGCTGGACATGAGCCGGCAGAAGAACCCGGCGCTGCAATTCCTCCGCTCGCTGCGCAAGCGCGGCGGCAAGGAGGTCTCGGCGGCCGAATCCCAGCTGCGCATGCTCCGCCGGCTGCCGCGCCTGCTGCGGCTCATCCCCGGCACCGCGCAGGACCTGCGCAATTTCTTCCTCGGCATGTCCTACTGGCTCGCCGGCTCGGCCGACAATATCGAGCGCCTGCTCCGCCTGCTGGTCGCGCGCTATGCCGCCGGCCCCCGCGCCGCCCTGCGCAGCCAGGCCGCCATCGCCCCGCCGCGCGACTATCCCGAAACCGGGCTCTACCATCCGCGCCTTCCCGGCCGCATCGCGACCGACGCAGCGTCCCTGCCCCGCCTCGCCGGCAGCCGCGGCACGATCGGGCTGATCCTGCTGCGCAGCCTCGTCCTGTCCGGCGATGTCGGCCAGTATGACGGGGTGATCGCGGCGTTCGAGGCCGCCGGCTTCCGTACCCTGCCGGTCTTCGCCGCCGGGCTCGACGCCCGCCCCGCCATCGCGCGCTATCTCGCGCCGGACGGCGCGCCGGTGATCGACGCGCTGGTCTCGCTCACCGGGTTTTCCCTGGTCGGCGGCCCGGCCTACAACGATTCGAAATCGGCGGAGGCCGTCCTCGCCGGGCTCGACCTGCCCTACATCTCCGCCCACGCCCTTGAATTCCAGAGCATCGCCGCCTGGGAGGCCGACCCGCGCGGCCTGACGCCGATCGAGGCGACGATGATGATCGCCCTCCCCGAGCTCGATGGCGGCATCATGCCGATGACCTATGGCGGCCGCGCCGAGGGTCAGGAGGACGGCGGCGATGGCGTGCGCCGCATGTCGGCACATCCCGAGCGCGCCGCCATGCTCGCCGCCCGCGTCGCCCGCCTGGTCGACCTGCGCCGCACCGCCCGCGCCGAGCGGCGCATCGGCATCGTCATCTTCAACTTCCCGCCCAATTCCGGCGCCACCGGCACCGCCGCCTATCTCTCCGTCTTCGAATCCCTGTTCAACACCCTCGCCGCCCTGCGCGCCGCCGGCTACACGGTCGATCTGCCCGCCGATGTCGCCGCGCTGCGCCACGCCGTCTGTGTCGGCAACGCGCAGGACCATGGCGCGGCCGCCAATGTCGCGGCGAAAATCCCGCGCGATGCGCATCTCCGCGCCGAACCCCATCTCGCCGCGATCGAGGCGGTCTGGGGCCCGGCTCCCGGCCGCCACGATACCGACGGCGCGTCGCTGTTCGTCCTCGGCGCCCGCTTCGGCAACGTCTTCATCGGCGTCCAGCCGGTCTTCGGCCACGAAGGCGACCCGATGCGCCTGCTCTTCGAGGGCGGCTTCGCGCCGACCCACGCCTTCAGCGCCTTCTACCGCTGGCTGCGGCAGGATTTCGGCGCCCACGCGCTGCTCCATTTCGGCACCCACGGCGCGCTGGAATTCATGCCCGGCAAGCATGCCGGCCTGTCCGCCGCCTGCTGGCCCGACCGGCTGATCGGCGAGATGCCGAATTTCTGCCTCTACGCGGCGAACAACCCCTCCGAGGGCATGCTCGCGAAACGCCGCGCCAACGCGACGCTGATCAGCCACCTCACCCCGCCGGTCACCGAGGCCGGGCTCTATCGCGGCCTCGCCGATCTCAAGGCCTCGGTCTTCCGCTGGCGTGCCCTGCCGCCCGAAGCCGGGGCCGAAGAGCGGCAGGGCCTCGCCGCCCTGATCCAGGCCGAGGCGGCGCGGCTCGATCTCGCCCCCGCCGACCCGGCCGATCCCTCCTGGGCCGACGCCGATGCCGCCATCGCCCGGCTGCACGCCTCTCTGCTCGATGTCGAATACGCGCTGATCCCGGTCGGCCTGCACGTCGTCGGCCAGGCGCCCGGCGCCGGCCAGCGCGCCGAACTGCTCGATGCCGCCGGGATCACCGATCCCGCCCGCCGCGCCGAGACCGACGCGCTGCTCGCGGCCGACAGCGAGCTTCCCGCCATCATCCACGCGCTCGATGGCGGCTATATCCGCCCCGCGCCGGGCGGCGACCTGCTGCGCAACCCCGAAATCCTGCCCACCGGGCGGAACATCTACGGGTTCGATCCATTCCGCATGCCCGGCGCCTTCGCGATGGACGACGGCGCCCGCCAGGCGGACCGCCTGCTCGCCCGCCACATGGCCGATTGCGGCCGGCTGCCCGAAACCGTGGCGATGCTGCTCTGGGGGTCGGACAACCTGAAATCCGAAGGCGGCCCGATCGCCCAGGCGCTCTGCCTCGTCGGCGCCCGGCCGCGCCGCGATTCCTATGGCCGCCTCGCCGGCGCCGAGCTGGTGCCGCTCGCCGAGCTGGGCCGGCCGCGGATCGACGTGATCGTCACCCTCTCCGGCATTTTCCGCGACCTGCTGCCGCTGCAAACGAAGCTGCTCGCCGAAGCCCTGCTGCTCGCCGCCCGGGCGGACGAGCCGGAGACGCAAAACTTCGTCGCCAGGCACGCCCGCGCCCATATCGCCGCCCATGGCGGCACGATCGAGACGGCGGCGCTGCGCGTCTTCAGCAATGCCGACGGCACCTATGGCGCGAACGTGAACCAGCTCGTCGAGTCCGGTACCTGGCAGACCGAGGACGAGCTGGGCGATGCCTTCCTCCGCCGCAAGGGCTTCGCCTACGGCACCGATGGCCGGCCGACGCGGTGCGACGCGGTGCTCGGCGGCGTGCTCAAGACCGTCGATCTCGCCTACCAGAACCTCGAATCCCTCGATCTCGGCGTCACCACGGTCGATCACTATTTCGATGGCCTCGGCGGCATCAGCCGGGCGGTCCGCGCCGCCCGCGGCAGCGAGGCCGCGGTCTATATCGGCGACCAGACCACCGGCGCCGGCACCGTGCGCAGCCTTGCCGAGCAGGTCTCGCTCGAAACCCGCACCCGCACGCTGAACCCGAAATATTTCGAGGCGATGCTCGCCCACGGCGCCGAGGGCGTGCGCCACCTCGAAGCGGCGGTGACCAACACGCTGGGATGGTCGGCGACCACCGGCCAGGTCGACCCCTGGATCTACCGCGAGATCGGCAGCGTCTTCATGCTCGACCCCGAAATGCGCCGCCGCCTCGCCGAGCTGAACCCGGTGGCCTCGGTCCGCATCGCCAACCGCCTGCTCGAAGCGCACGAGCGCCACTACTGGAGCCCGGACGAGGCGATGCTCGATGCGCTGCGCCGCGCCGGCGCCGAACTGGAAGACCGTCTCGAAGGTCTCGACATGGAGCAAGCCGCATGA
- the bchF gene encoding 2-vinyl bacteriochlorophyllide hydratase, with the protein MDFTRIIDRLVAPVNCCPWQGHAYGISAQAHPAPRRGTRRSPYLYSVEERRRRDSTPWTTVQAILAPLQFAVFLISVCLVLRYLATGEGLAIATASILAKTAILFTIMVTGAIWENAVFGQYLFAPAFFWEDVFSVLVIGLHVTYVAVLVTGAAPAHTQMLIALAAYGTYLVNATQFLMKLRAARLEAAPRAAIPG; encoded by the coding sequence GTGGACTTTACACGCATCATCGACCGTCTGGTCGCCCCCGTGAATTGCTGCCCGTGGCAGGGCCACGCCTACGGCATCTCGGCGCAGGCCCATCCCGCGCCCCGGCGCGGCACGCGGCGTTCGCCCTATCTCTACAGCGTCGAGGAGCGGCGGCGGCGGGATTCGACGCCCTGGACCACGGTGCAGGCCATCCTCGCGCCGCTCCAGTTCGCCGTCTTCCTGATCAGCGTCTGCCTCGTGCTGCGCTATCTCGCCACCGGCGAGGGCCTGGCCATCGCCACCGCCTCCATCCTCGCCAAGACCGCGATCCTGTTCACCATCATGGTCACCGGCGCGATCTGGGAAAACGCGGTGTTCGGCCAGTATCTCTTCGCGCCGGCCTTCTTCTGGGAAGACGTGTTCAGCGTCCTCGTGATCGGGCTGCACGTCACCTACGTCGCGGTGCTGGTCACCGGCGCAGCACCCGCGCACACGCAGATGCTGATCGCGCTCGCGGCCTATGGCACCTACTTGGTTAACGCCACCCAGTTCCTGATGAAGCTGCGCGCGGCCCGGCTCGAAGCCGCCCCCCGCGCCGCGATCCCCGGCTGA
- the bchB gene encoding ferredoxin:protochlorophyllide reductase (ATP-dependent) subunit B, which translates to MQLTLWSYEGPPHIGAMRIATAMHGVHYVLHAPQGDTYADLLFTMIERRDRRPPVSYTTFQARDLGGDTAELFRTAVRDAYDRFRPEAMIVGASCTAELIQDDPGGLAAGLGLPIPVIPVELPAYQRKENWGAAETFYQLVRVATAGQAPPDRAAQPFCVNILGPTALGFRHRDDVRDIAALLARLGIAVNVIAPLGASFADLARLPAAHANLVLYPEAAGTAAAYLARRFGQKTIATVPIGLGATRDFVAEIAGLAQITPPPGLAGESRLGWYSRSVDSTYLTGKRVFIFGDATHAIALAHVATAEIGFSLVGLGTYSREFAAPVRAAAQSYGIEALISDDYLAVEAAIAAAQPELVLGTQMERHMAKRLGIPCAVISAPAHVQDFPARHSPFAGFEGANVLFDTLIHPLMMGLEEHLLGMFRDDFEFNDTAAPSHLGPHATTPPEPASPAPAPAGATAGALADTLASAPVWRDDAEAELRKIPFFVRGKARRNTEIFARERGLNPITIETIYDAKAHFSA; encoded by the coding sequence ATGCAGCTCACGCTCTGGAGCTATGAAGGACCGCCGCATATCGGCGCCATGCGCATCGCCACCGCGATGCACGGCGTGCACTACGTCCTGCACGCCCCCCAGGGCGACACCTATGCCGACCTGCTCTTCACCATGATCGAGCGGCGCGACCGCCGCCCGCCCGTCTCCTACACCACCTTCCAGGCCCGCGATCTCGGCGGCGACACCGCCGAGCTGTTCCGCACCGCGGTGCGCGACGCCTATGACCGCTTCCGCCCCGAGGCGATGATCGTCGGCGCCTCCTGCACCGCCGAGCTGATCCAGGACGATCCGGGCGGACTCGCCGCCGGGCTCGGCCTGCCGATCCCCGTCATCCCGGTCGAGCTGCCGGCCTACCAGCGCAAGGAAAACTGGGGCGCGGCCGAAACCTTCTACCAGCTCGTCCGCGTTGCGACCGCCGGCCAGGCCCCGCCCGACCGCGCGGCGCAGCCGTTCTGCGTCAATATCCTCGGCCCCACAGCACTCGGCTTCCGCCATCGCGACGATGTGCGCGACATCGCCGCCCTGCTCGCGCGGCTCGGCATCGCCGTCAACGTCATCGCCCCGCTCGGCGCCAGCTTCGCCGATCTCGCCCGCCTGCCGGCGGCCCACGCCAATCTCGTGCTCTACCCCGAGGCCGCCGGCACCGCCGCCGCCTATCTCGCCCGCCGCTTCGGCCAGAAAACGATCGCCACCGTGCCGATCGGCCTCGGGGCCACGCGCGATTTCGTCGCCGAGATCGCCGGCCTAGCGCAGATCACCCCACCGCCCGGCCTCGCCGGGGAGAGCCGGCTCGGCTGGTATTCGCGCTCGGTCGATTCCACCTATCTCACCGGCAAGCGCGTCTTCATCTTCGGCGATGCCACCCACGCGATCGCTCTCGCGCACGTCGCCACCGCCGAGATCGGCTTCTCCCTGGTCGGTCTCGGCACCTATAGCCGCGAATTCGCCGCCCCCGTCCGCGCCGCCGCCCAGTCCTACGGGATCGAGGCGCTGATCAGCGACGATTATCTCGCCGTCGAGGCCGCCATCGCCGCGGCGCAGCCCGAGCTGGTCCTCGGCACCCAGATGGAACGCCACATGGCCAAGCGCCTCGGCATTCCCTGCGCGGTGATCTCGGCCCCTGCGCATGTCCAGGATTTCCCCGCCCGCCACTCGCCCTTCGCCGGGTTCGAGGGCGCGAACGTGCTGTTCGACACCCTGATCCACCCGCTGATGATGGGGCTCGAGGAACATCTCCTCGGCATGTTCCGCGACGATTTCGAATTCAACGACACCGCCGCCCCCTCCCATCTCGGCCCGCACGCCACCACGCCGCCAGAACCCGCATCGCCCGCGCCCGCCCCTGCCGGCGCAACCGCCGGCGCCTTGGCCGACACACTGGCCAGCGCGCCTGTCTGGCGCGACGATGCCGAGGCAGAGCTGCGCAAGATCCCCTTCTTCGTCCGCGGCAAGGCGCGGCGCAACACCGAGATTTTCGCCCGCGAGCGCGGCCTGAACCCGATCACCATCGAGACGATCTATGACGCCAAGGCCCATTTCTCCGCCTGA
- a CDS encoding BCD family MFS transporter: protein MKRRRTGGAAPFWMRLDASWLPFANAATPELPLPRLLRLSLFQLTVGLAAALLIGTLNRVMIVELHVAAALVSSMIALPLLLAPARALIGFRSDRHRSAFGWRRVPYIWFGTIMQFGGLAIMPFALLLLGSGTAPVAGRFGAAIAFLMTGAGMHTTQTAGLALATDLAPEHARPRVVAMLCAMLLLGMIGGALAYGAALTPFSAFRLIQVIQSAALLTLVCNGIALWKQEPRRRPATEEAEDDAAAMPAENLALAWSRFRAQPHALRRLVAIFIGTLAFSMQDILLEPYGGQVLHLPVGATTALTAMLAGGAGLAFLVASRRLASGGDPYRIAAAGALSGLLAFSAVICSAPLASPALFAAGVGLIGFGGGLFLAGTLSDAMIRVVGNMSGLALGAWGAVQALAAGLAIAIAGVLRDAVAHLAATGALGTALAGPAAGYGVVYHLEILLLFATLVAIGPLVRRAGRQPSGLAAILPHHP from the coding sequence GTGAAGCGCCGGCGCACCGGCGGGGCGGCGCCGTTCTGGATGCGGCTCGATGCGAGCTGGCTGCCCTTCGCCAATGCCGCCACCCCCGAGCTGCCGCTGCCGCGCCTGCTCCGCCTGTCGCTGTTCCAGCTCACCGTGGGCCTCGCCGCCGCCCTGCTCATCGGCACGCTCAACCGGGTGATGATCGTCGAGCTGCACGTCGCCGCCGCCCTAGTCTCCAGCATGATCGCCCTGCCGCTGCTGCTCGCCCCGGCCCGCGCGCTGATCGGCTTCCGCTCGGATCGTCACCGCTCCGCCTTCGGCTGGCGGCGGGTGCCCTATATCTGGTTCGGCACGATCATGCAGTTCGGCGGCCTCGCGATCATGCCCTTCGCCCTGCTGCTGCTCGGCAGCGGCACCGCCCCGGTCGCCGGCCGCTTCGGCGCCGCCATCGCCTTCCTGATGACTGGCGCCGGGATGCACACGACGCAGACCGCGGGCCTCGCCCTCGCCACCGATCTCGCCCCCGAACACGCCCGCCCGCGCGTCGTCGCCATGCTCTGCGCGATGCTTCTGCTCGGCATGATCGGCGGCGCGCTGGCCTATGGCGCCGCCCTCACCCCGTTCAGCGCGTTCCGGCTGATCCAGGTGATCCAGTCGGCCGCCCTGCTCACCCTCGTCTGCAACGGCATTGCCCTGTGGAAACAGGAACCCCGTCGTCGCCCAGCAACCGAGGAGGCCGAGGATGACGCGGCCGCCATGCCGGCAGAAAACCTCGCCCTCGCCTGGTCGCGCTTCCGCGCCCAGCCGCACGCGCTGCGCCGCCTCGTCGCCATCTTCATCGGCACGCTCGCCTTCTCGATGCAGGACATCCTGCTCGAACCCTATGGCGGCCAGGTGCTGCACCTGCCGGTGGGCGCGACCACGGCACTCACCGCGATGCTGGCCGGCGGCGCCGGGCTCGCTTTCCTGGTCGCGAGCCGCCGCCTCGCCAGCGGCGGAGACCCCTACCGCATCGCCGCCGCCGGCGCGCTCTCCGGCCTGCTCGCCTTCAGCGCGGTGATCTGCTCCGCCCCGCTCGCCTCGCCGGCGCTGTTCGCCGCCGGGGTGGGGCTGATCGGCTTCGGCGGCGGGCTGTTTCTCGCCGGCACCCTGTCGGATGCGATGATCCGCGTCGTCGGCAACATGAGCGGCCTCGCGCTCGGCGCCTGGGGCGCGGTGCAGGCGCTCGCCGCCGGCCTCGCCATCGCGATTGCCGGCGTGCTGCGCGACGCCGTCGCCCATCTCGCCGCCACCGGCGCGCTCGGCACCGCCCTCGCCGGCCCCGCCGCCGGCTACGGCGTCGTCTATCACCTCGAGATCCTGCTGCTCTTCGCCACCCTCGTCGCGATCGGCCCGCTGGTCCGCCGCGCCGGCAGGCAGCCTTCCGGCCTTGCCGCCATCCTGCCCCACCACCCCTGA